In one Rutidosis leptorrhynchoides isolate AG116_Rl617_1_P2 chromosome 8, CSIRO_AGI_Rlap_v1, whole genome shotgun sequence genomic region, the following are encoded:
- the LOC139864736 gene encoding uncharacterized protein, giving the protein MSELNNLLSSINLSDNPDTWKWNLDNSGLFTTKSLSSILDNLKLETHTPTFKTPRNKLIPQKINIFIWRVILGRIPTRVELDKRNIDLDTILCPLCNSHVESMEHILFQCTVTEATWNSILAWWNLPTNTFSNLHDTTLTDQTFTTSTLGKYIWQATKWTTIYMIWKNRNAKVFSKKDWCPATILSEIQAQTFSWFSKRSKKSSLEWHQWLINPSFYTSLNIQRMGIG; this is encoded by the coding sequence ATGTCGGAACTAAACAACCTTCTTTCTTCCATTAACCTTTCCGATAACCCCGATACTTGGAAGTGGAACTTAGATAATTCCGGATTATTCACTACAAAATCCCTCTCATCAATTCTCGACAATCTCAAACTCGAAACACATACCCCAACCTTCAAAACACCGAGAAACAAACTCATACCGCAAAAAATCAACATATTCATTTGGAGGGTCATACTAGGTAGAATCCCGACTAGAGTTGAACTCGACAAGAGAAACATCGATCTCGATACCATACTTTGTCCACTTTGCAACTCACATGTTGAATCCATGGAACATATTTTATTCCAATGCACTGTAACTGAAGCAACTTGGAACTCAATCCTAGCTTGGTGGAACCTCCCCACAAACACGTTCTCCAACCTCCATGACACAACATTAACGGATCAAACATTCACCACATCGACCCTTGGTAAATACATCTGGCAAGCGACAAAATGGACCACAATCTACATGATATGGAAGAACCGTAACGCCAAGGTCTTTAGCAAAAAAGATTGGTGCCCCGCCACTATACTCTCCGAGATCCAAGCACAAACTTTTTCATGGTTTTCCAAAAGATCAAAGAAATCATCATTAGAATGGCACCAATGGCTCATCAACCCATCGTTTTACACATCCTTGAACATTCAAAGAATGGGTATCGGCTAA
- the LOC139863560 gene encoding triphosphate tunnel metalloenzyme 3-like, whose protein sequence is MSSRWIRKLTQITHKNKIMEVELKLRLPDSAAHQKLSDILSPYHSKTHLQQNLFFDTPSLTLATNHRAALRLRFYDLDSQSILSLKSKPRIVSGISRAEEMEEAVDPALARLCVSEPGQFKVVKESSGILKKVEDEYGVGTDELVCLGGFRNVRFVYNWNGLKLELDETLFDFGVNYEIECESNEPEKAKIMIQDLLNDNGIRFGYSQVSKFAIFRSGKLPEFE, encoded by the coding sequence ATGTCATCGCGTTGGATCAGAAAACTAACACAAATCACACACAAAAACAAGATAATGGAAGTCGAATTAAAACTCCGGCTACCAGACTCCGCCGCCCACCAGAAACTTTCCGACATTCTCTCCCCTTACCACTCCAAAACCCACCTTCAACAAAACCTTTTCTTCGATACCCCATCACTCACTCTCGCCACCAACCACCGCGCAGCTCTCCGTCTCCGTTTCTACGACCTCGACTCTCAATCAATCCTGTCCCTCAAATCCAAACCCCGGATTGTATCAGGGATCAGTCGGGCCGAAGAGATGGAGGAGGCGGTGGACCCCGCTTTGGCTCGGCTCTGTGTGTCCGAGCCTggacagtttaaagtagtcaaagaaTCATCAGGGATTTTGAAAAAAGTTGAAGATGAATATGGAGTGGGTACGGATGAATTGGTGTGTTTGGGTGGGTTTAGAAATGTGAGATTTGTTTACAATTGGAATGGATTGAAATTAGAATTGGATGAAACATTGTTTGATTTTGGTGTTAATTATGAGATTGAATGTGAAAGTAATGAACCTGAGAAAGCTAAGATAATGATTCAAGATTTGCTTAATGATAATGGGATTAGGTTTGGTTATTCACAAGTTTCTAAATTTGCAATTTTTAGATCTGGGAAGCTGCCTGAATTCGAGTAA